From a single Planctellipticum variicoloris genomic region:
- a CDS encoding class I SAM-dependent methyltransferase produces MRRDELLNALICDRGLTSYLEIGCHQNATFRAVECAEKVGVDPLRGGTLRLTSDAFFSQNERTFDLIFIDGRHTFAQSLCDVCNSLGVLNPRGAIVLHDCLPKTEMQQMPTPQPRIWTGEVWKTLAVVRTWPHVDAAVLDDDWGLGVILPRPNTDRLRILPELSWETYRDQGKALLQVVDDAGMAAFLGEGESAK; encoded by the coding sequence ATGCGGCGAGACGAACTGCTCAATGCGCTGATCTGCGATCGCGGGCTGACTTCCTATCTCGAAATCGGCTGCCATCAGAACGCCACGTTCCGCGCGGTCGAGTGCGCGGAGAAGGTCGGCGTCGATCCGCTTCGCGGCGGGACGCTGCGACTGACGTCGGACGCGTTCTTTTCCCAGAACGAGCGCACGTTCGACCTGATTTTCATCGACGGCCGGCACACGTTTGCGCAATCGCTGTGCGACGTCTGCAACAGCCTGGGGGTGCTGAATCCGCGCGGCGCGATCGTCCTGCACGACTGCCTGCCGAAAACGGAAATGCAGCAGATGCCGACTCCGCAGCCGCGGATCTGGACGGGCGAAGTCTGGAAGACGCTGGCGGTGGTCCGGACGTGGCCCCACGTGGATGCGGCGGTCCTCGACGACGACTGGGGGCTGGGGGTGATTCTGCCGCGGCCGAACACCGACCGGCTGCGCATCCTGCCGGAACTGAGCTGGGAGACGTACCGGGACCAGGGGAAGGCGCTGCTGCAGGTGGTGGACGACGCGGGGATGGCGGCGTTTCTGGGGGAAGGTGAGAGTGCAAAGTGA
- a CDS encoding ADP-ribosylglycohydrolase family protein — MEAFFQSDCILGCLLGGALGDALAAPFENCVVGTAFEVQSFLRITDDTQLTLATCEAIIAAGRADPAAIAARFATWHCGRRITGLGSSTLKSLTELAAGGHWALVGATGERSAGNGAAIRVAPLAFLLNPDDLADRRTLRDVCRITHHNDESYVGALAMLLALQKIACDQPRVDDFMSQLAEALPDSRMRDRFVQIAEDSPTVLEYATRFGATGYVVDSVPLAILAATQAVEFLPMIQQIVACGGDVDSIGAMAGQLHGARHGTASLPRELLTRINEAHAMQVVFEDFASTFQV, encoded by the coding sequence TTGGAAGCGTTTTTCCAGTCCGATTGCATCCTCGGCTGCCTGCTGGGCGGGGCACTCGGTGATGCGCTTGCCGCACCCTTTGAGAACTGCGTAGTCGGGACTGCGTTCGAGGTTCAGTCGTTTCTGCGCATCACTGACGACACTCAACTGACGCTGGCTACCTGCGAGGCGATCATTGCGGCGGGTAGAGCCGATCCCGCAGCCATCGCTGCCCGGTTCGCCACTTGGCATTGCGGACGACGTATTACCGGCCTGGGCTCCAGCACTCTCAAATCATTGACCGAACTGGCCGCCGGCGGACATTGGGCGCTGGTGGGAGCGACCGGTGAACGATCGGCTGGCAACGGTGCGGCAATTCGCGTTGCACCGCTCGCGTTCCTGTTGAATCCGGACGATCTGGCTGATCGGCGGACGCTTCGCGACGTCTGCCGGATCACGCATCACAATGACGAATCTTACGTCGGAGCACTGGCAATGCTCCTCGCCCTTCAGAAAATCGCCTGCGACCAGCCGCGAGTTGACGACTTTATGTCGCAACTCGCCGAAGCGCTGCCGGACTCGCGGATGCGAGATCGCTTCGTGCAAATCGCGGAAGACTCGCCGACCGTTCTCGAGTACGCGACTCGCTTCGGTGCGACCGGCTACGTCGTTGACTCGGTCCCGCTGGCGATTCTCGCCGCGACACAGGCGGTGGAGTTTCTGCCGATGATCCAGCAGATTGTCGCTTGCGGTGGAGATGTGGATTCAATTGGCGCGATGGCCGGCCAGCTTCATGGTGCCAGGCATGGAACGGCATCTCTGCCGCGGGAACTGCTGACGCGAATCAACGAAGCGCACGCCATGCAAGTAGTCTTTGAGGACTTCGCGTCGACATTTCAGGTGTGA
- a CDS encoding aminotransferase class IV, translated as MSQTPPPRLAYVSGQLLPEDDAKISIFDSAVMLGNAVTESTRTFAGQPFRLEEHIRRLYRSLKVARINPGMTQANLLETTLEVFEANRPLLKAGDDVWIVHNISAGVSIPGSNPQQSHSATIMIFTAHLDLRGWAKFYREGCHAVTSMSRMIPSQALDARIKNRSRMAYTLADSETRLVDPDAQCVILDIHGFVAENKGGNIFAVRDGELLTPTSENCLEGLSRQTVLELAGKLGFPARETRLLPYDLYTADEVFFTSTPYCIMPATKFNGLPVGDGQVGPMTKSLLQAWSELAGVDIVAQALAQLG; from the coding sequence ATGAGCCAAACCCCGCCCCCCCGCCTGGCCTACGTTTCCGGACAGTTGCTTCCAGAGGACGACGCGAAGATTTCAATCTTCGACAGCGCCGTCATGCTCGGCAACGCCGTCACCGAATCGACCCGCACATTCGCGGGCCAGCCCTTCCGTCTGGAAGAGCACATCCGCCGGCTCTACCGCTCGCTGAAGGTCGCCCGCATCAACCCCGGCATGACGCAAGCGAACCTGCTGGAGACGACGCTCGAAGTCTTCGAAGCCAACCGTCCGCTGCTGAAGGCTGGCGACGACGTCTGGATCGTCCACAACATCTCGGCCGGCGTCTCCATACCCGGCTCAAACCCGCAGCAGTCGCACTCGGCGACGATCATGATCTTCACCGCGCACCTCGATCTGCGCGGCTGGGCGAAGTTCTACCGCGAAGGCTGTCACGCGGTGACTTCGATGAGCCGGATGATTCCCTCGCAGGCGCTCGACGCCCGGATCAAGAACCGCAGCCGGATGGCTTACACGCTCGCCGATTCCGAAACCCGGCTCGTCGATCCGGACGCCCAGTGCGTGATTCTCGACATCCACGGCTTCGTCGCCGAGAACAAGGGGGGCAACATCTTCGCGGTCCGGGACGGCGAACTGCTGACGCCGACGTCGGAGAACTGCCTGGAAGGGCTCAGCCGGCAGACGGTGCTGGAACTCGCCGGCAAACTGGGCTTCCCGGCCCGCGAGACCCGGCTGCTGCCGTACGATCTCTACACGGCGGACGAAGTCTTCTTCACCAGCACCCCCTACTGCATCATGCCCGCCACAAAATTCAACGGTCTGCCGGTGGGCGACGGCCAGGTCGGCCCGATGACAAAGTCGCTGCTGCAGGCCTGGAGCGAACTCGCAGGCGTCGACATCGTCGCCCAGGCCCTGGCGCAGCTCGGCTGA
- a CDS encoding sodium:solute symporter family transporter, with the protein MAQTRIATMVLIALLTVLSFGTSAYGSEQSVQEATGSAGGLVAIDWVLIGLYGVATLALGWYYSRRQETTSEYFIGSGHMNPLLIGVSLFATLLSTISYLSMPGETLGKGPVFLATLLAYPFVYLLVGFWLLPVYMRHRVTSAYELLEAKLGLSVRLLGAVMFIALRLVWMSLLMYLTAKALVVMIDNDAVIQGRDQQLIPLVAVVTGIVTIIYTSMGGLRAVVVTDFMQAMLLYGGALVVLGLITWDFGGFGWFPLAWQPHWDQQPLISFDPKVRVSLIGSGLSLLIWHVCTAGGDQTSVQRFMATTDARAARRALAIQLSCSVIVGLTLGLVGFALLGYFQAHPDRLPAGMRLSADADNIFPMFIAYHLPPGISGLVVAGMFAAAMSSLDSGVNSITAVVMTDFFDRFGFKPKSETGHVRASQILAFSIGLFVVVGSSFMGAIPGNITAMTQKTSNLLTTPIFCLFVFALFIPFARPLGVWLGAITGTLTAAAIAFSGPLVVWLSHYGFDPALVGTEVVHTVHETTGVVTETAQDPISFQWIALAAIIVNLGVGTAVSLLLPRRSPASGTSST; encoded by the coding sequence ATGGCACAGACCCGCATCGCGACGATGGTTCTGATCGCACTTCTCACGGTCCTGTCGTTCGGAACGTCGGCATACGGGTCGGAACAGTCCGTGCAGGAGGCGACCGGCTCCGCCGGGGGGCTGGTCGCCATCGACTGGGTGCTGATCGGCCTGTACGGCGTCGCGACGCTAGCGCTCGGCTGGTATTACAGCCGCCGGCAGGAAACGACCTCCGAGTATTTCATCGGCAGCGGCCACATGAATCCGCTGCTGATCGGCGTGTCGCTCTTCGCCACTCTGCTGAGCACCATCTCGTACCTCTCCATGCCGGGCGAAACTCTGGGAAAAGGCCCCGTTTTCCTCGCCACGCTGCTGGCTTACCCGTTCGTCTACCTGCTGGTCGGCTTCTGGCTGCTGCCGGTCTACATGCGGCATCGCGTGACCAGCGCCTACGAACTGCTCGAAGCCAAACTCGGCCTCAGCGTCCGCCTGCTGGGGGCGGTGATGTTCATAGCGCTGCGGCTGGTCTGGATGTCGCTGCTGATGTACCTGACCGCCAAGGCCCTGGTGGTCATGATCGACAACGACGCGGTGATTCAGGGGCGCGACCAGCAACTGATCCCCCTCGTCGCCGTTGTAACCGGTATTGTGACCATCATCTACACCTCGATGGGGGGCCTGCGGGCGGTCGTCGTCACCGACTTCATGCAGGCCATGCTGCTCTACGGCGGAGCGCTGGTCGTCCTGGGCCTGATCACCTGGGACTTCGGCGGCTTCGGCTGGTTCCCGCTCGCCTGGCAGCCCCACTGGGACCAGCAGCCGCTGATCAGCTTCGATCCCAAGGTTCGCGTCAGCCTCATCGGCAGCGGGTTGTCGCTGCTGATCTGGCACGTCTGCACCGCCGGCGGCGATCAGACCTCGGTCCAGCGGTTCATGGCCACCACCGACGCCCGCGCCGCCCGCCGGGCGCTGGCGATTCAACTTTCCTGCTCCGTCATCGTCGGACTGACCCTGGGACTGGTCGGCTTCGCGCTGCTGGGTTACTTCCAGGCCCATCCCGATCGCCTCCCGGCAGGCATGCGACTGAGCGCCGACGCCGACAATATCTTTCCCATGTTCATCGCCTACCACCTCCCCCCCGGCATCTCCGGCCTGGTGGTCGCGGGGATGTTCGCCGCGGCAATGTCCAGCCTCGATTCCGGCGTGAACTCCATCACCGCCGTCGTGATGACCGACTTCTTCGATCGATTCGGCTTCAAACCCAAGTCTGAGACGGGCCACGTCCGGGCTTCGCAGATTCTGGCCTTTTCCATCGGCCTGTTCGTCGTCGTCGGCAGCTCGTTCATGGGGGCGATTCCCGGCAACATCACCGCCATGACCCAGAAAACCTCCAACCTGCTGACGACCCCCATCTTCTGCCTGTTCGTCTTCGCCCTGTTCATTCCCTTCGCCCGACCGCTCGGCGTCTGGCTGGGCGCGATCACCGGCACGCTGACCGCCGCGGCCATCGCCTTCTCCGGGCCGCTCGTCGTCTGGCTCTCGCACTATGGCTTCGATCCCGCCCTCGTCGGCACCGAGGTCGTCCACACGGTCCACGAGACGACAGGCGTCGTGACCGAAACGGCGCAGGACCCGATCAGCTTTCAGTGGATCGCGCTGGCCGCGATCATCGTCAACCTGGGAGTCGGCACGGCGGTCAGTCTGCTCCTGCCGCGCCGCTCTCCCGCTTCTGGAACCTCCTCGACATGA
- a CDS encoding AAA family ATPase, giving the protein MKLTGLEIENYGVWQHFRQSLHPSGLTVFYGPNEAGKTTLLRFMRGVLYGFRNDDRPGLRRRFKPGPRSGFLRLEHNQTPYELHRSSPGEEPGALSIAGVEPGPRTDNLLQEILHGADEKLFESVFAVGLMELQQFATLTEDEVARHLYAMTLGPQGQLLMNLPDRIEGERRALIDPKTLGGRVTALLKRREDLVQQTSSGRKQRDRHRELLRQRGDLETKIARERSEHARLQQHQRGLQFMERIYQPWQLVRELQRELDSLPDLRGFPADGLQRLDRLETDLANATKTRERLLQEAREQADRIQAIGRDPEIRKFGGAIAFLCEQRPFIRESDEQVTEQTARLDKSDAALQQMLAELGPTWTVERLDAVQDSPEAQATLVTESRIYQHAVVGTRRRQKRYKRQAAACQDRELSLRTELMDLGVHGDSLDEPLEVAHERLEQLVDLGKQQLRLAELKHRSDAIDEQLESFHDRMGLPDWVYGVLVLFGLAGAGLVVAGLTASVKHGWIVGLIYIVLAVLATSITWAIKSHYDGEMQDAVNDLREQRRTNESRIRSVEAQIREIIESCDLTPKRQTEERMVDATDGELISQAARRLASLEQAQQEYKRIQEVRRQLSAVRGRLQLQQRELAGSRQRWCQTLKGLGLDETVDIAAAFRHREKVAEAREQRRVSLAIREELQRSRQSWDRFRRQTEALGRRMADPTKDYGKPLALVERWERELRTAQENRQERKRLIKEQQARRQEAGEWQRRIDKLEEETEALLALASATDRKHLEQRLAQRDRRKQVEVLLEQANRELATAAQSDSDMAIVEEDLARFRPQNNKEELKRTKQEIEDVELTLQDLFEQLGTVKQELKTLEADRSSSRTRQELALVEQELAESLTRWSAASLVGEAVEDVGERFEKLNQPEMLAAAVPFLKRLTCGKYHRLWAPLGRRHIYVEDDQGHSFPAEMLSGGTREQLFLSIRLAMVRAFSRQGLELPMILDDVTVNFDETRAQAAAETLVDFVRDGQQLIVFTSHQFFATMFQSYGIEPVYLPSRNTPEPTEERLAG; this is encoded by the coding sequence ATGAAGCTCACCGGGCTGGAGATCGAAAACTACGGCGTCTGGCAGCACTTCCGGCAGTCGCTGCATCCTTCGGGCCTGACCGTTTTTTACGGGCCCAACGAGGCCGGCAAAACCACGCTGCTGCGCTTCATGCGGGGCGTCCTTTACGGCTTCCGCAACGACGACCGGCCGGGGCTCCGGCGGCGCTTCAAGCCCGGCCCGCGGAGCGGGTTCCTGCGACTGGAGCACAACCAGACGCCCTACGAACTGCATCGCAGCAGTCCGGGTGAAGAGCCCGGCGCGCTTTCGATCGCTGGTGTCGAACCAGGCCCCCGGACCGACAATCTCCTGCAAGAAATTCTGCACGGCGCCGACGAAAAACTGTTCGAATCGGTCTTCGCCGTCGGTCTGATGGAGCTGCAGCAGTTCGCGACGCTGACCGAAGACGAGGTCGCCCGGCACCTGTATGCGATGACGCTTGGCCCGCAGGGCCAGCTTTTGATGAATCTCCCCGACCGGATTGAAGGGGAACGGCGGGCGCTGATCGATCCGAAGACGCTCGGCGGCCGGGTGACTGCGCTGCTCAAGCGTCGCGAAGATCTGGTGCAGCAGACGTCCTCCGGGCGCAAGCAGCGGGATCGGCATCGAGAGCTGCTCCGCCAGCGGGGCGATCTGGAAACGAAGATTGCGCGGGAGCGCTCTGAGCATGCCCGGCTGCAGCAGCATCAGCGCGGGCTGCAGTTCATGGAGCGGATCTATCAGCCGTGGCAGCTCGTGCGCGAGCTGCAGCGGGAGCTCGATTCGCTCCCCGACTTGCGCGGTTTCCCCGCGGACGGGCTGCAGCGGCTCGACCGGCTGGAAACCGATCTGGCGAACGCGACGAAAACCCGCGAGCGGCTGCTCCAGGAAGCTCGCGAGCAGGCCGATCGCATTCAGGCCATCGGCCGGGACCCCGAGATTCGCAAGTTCGGCGGGGCGATCGCCTTCCTCTGCGAGCAGCGGCCCTTCATTCGCGAGTCCGACGAGCAGGTGACCGAGCAGACTGCCCGGCTCGACAAGTCCGACGCGGCCCTCCAGCAGATGCTGGCGGAACTGGGACCGACGTGGACCGTCGAACGGCTCGACGCCGTGCAGGATTCGCCCGAGGCCCAGGCGACGCTGGTGACCGAATCGCGGATCTATCAGCACGCGGTGGTCGGGACCCGCCGGCGGCAGAAGCGGTACAAACGCCAGGCGGCCGCCTGCCAGGACCGCGAGCTGTCGTTGCGGACGGAGCTGATGGACCTGGGGGTCCACGGGGACTCGCTCGACGAGCCGCTGGAAGTTGCTCACGAGCGGCTCGAACAGCTTGTCGACCTCGGCAAGCAGCAGTTGCGGCTCGCGGAGCTTAAGCACCGCAGCGATGCGATTGACGAACAGCTCGAATCATTCCACGACCGGATGGGCTTGCCCGACTGGGTTTACGGCGTGCTGGTTCTGTTCGGCCTGGCGGGTGCAGGACTGGTCGTGGCGGGCTTGACCGCTTCGGTGAAGCATGGCTGGATCGTCGGCCTGATCTACATCGTGCTGGCGGTTCTCGCAACGAGCATCACCTGGGCCATCAAGAGCCACTACGACGGTGAAATGCAGGATGCGGTCAACGACCTGCGGGAACAGCGGCGGACGAACGAATCGCGAATTCGCTCGGTGGAGGCTCAGATCCGGGAGATCATCGAAAGCTGCGACCTGACGCCAAAGCGTCAGACCGAAGAGCGCATGGTCGACGCCACGGACGGCGAGCTGATTTCGCAGGCGGCCAGGCGGCTGGCGAGTCTGGAACAGGCTCAGCAGGAGTATAAGCGGATTCAGGAGGTTCGTCGGCAGCTCAGCGCCGTCCGCGGCAGACTGCAGTTACAGCAGCGCGAGCTGGCCGGTTCCCGGCAGCGCTGGTGCCAGACGTTGAAGGGGCTGGGGCTCGATGAAACCGTCGACATCGCCGCGGCGTTCCGGCATCGCGAGAAGGTGGCCGAGGCCCGCGAACAGCGTCGCGTCAGCCTGGCGATCCGGGAAGAGCTGCAGCGGTCGCGGCAATCGTGGGATCGCTTCCGTCGACAGACGGAAGCCCTCGGCCGGCGGATGGCGGACCCGACCAAGGACTACGGCAAGCCGTTGGCCCTGGTCGAGCGCTGGGAACGCGAGCTGCGGACGGCCCAGGAGAACCGCCAGGAGCGCAAACGGCTGATCAAGGAGCAGCAGGCGCGACGGCAGGAGGCGGGCGAGTGGCAGCGGCGGATTGACAAGCTCGAAGAAGAGACCGAAGCCCTGCTGGCGCTGGCCTCGGCGACCGACCGTAAACATCTGGAGCAACGGCTGGCGCAGCGCGACCGCCGGAAGCAGGTCGAAGTCCTGCTGGAACAGGCCAACCGCGAGCTGGCCACGGCCGCCCAGTCCGATTCCGACATGGCCATCGTCGAAGAAGACCTGGCCCGATTCCGCCCGCAGAACAACAAGGAAGAGCTCAAGCGAACCAAGCAGGAGATCGAGGACGTCGAGCTGACGCTGCAGGATCTCTTCGAGCAGCTTGGCACCGTGAAGCAGGAACTGAAGACGCTGGAGGCCGACCGCAGCAGCAGCCGAACGCGGCAGGAGCTGGCGCTGGTCGAGCAGGAACTGGCGGAGAGCCTGACCCGCTGGTCGGCGGCCTCGCTGGTCGGCGAAGCGGTCGAAGACGTCGGAGAGCGGTTCGAGAAACTCAACCAGCCGGAAATGCTCGCGGCGGCAGTCCCGTTCCTGAAGCGGCTGACCTGCGGCAAGTATCACCGCCTCTGGGCGCCGCTCGGCCGCCGGCACATCTACGTGGAAGACGACCAGGGGCATTCGTTCCCGGCGGAGATGCTCAGCGGCGGCACGCGCGAGCAGCTCTTCCTGTCGATCCGCCTGGCGATGGTGCGGGCGTTTTCGCGGCAGGGGCTCGAACTGCCGATGATTCTCGACGACGTGACAGTCAACTTCGACGAGACCCGGGCCCAGGCGGCGGCGGAGACGCTGGTCGACTTCGTCCGGGACGGCCAGCAGCTCATCGTCTTCACGAGCCACCAGTTCTTCGCGACGATGTTCCAGTCGTACGGCATCGAGCCGGTTTATCTGCCGTCGCGGAATACGCCGGAGCCGACGGAAGAGCGGCTGGCGGGGTGA
- a CDS encoding succinylglutamate desuccinylase/aspartoacylase family protein, whose amino-acid sequence MPLRLREFFTDAPGPHLLITGAVHGDEFEPIAAIRRLIDLFEIAADEHRLQCGRLTLVPIVNEGAFLRGQRTAADGLDLARVCPGDSQGSETLQTAAALSALIRTADSYIDLHSGGTTFAVSPLAGYVLHADPAVLEAQRRMARAFNLPIIWGTSPNLEGRSLSVARDAGIPAIYCEYLGSARCDPEGVRAYVDGCLNVMAELGMLIRKPPLSRIGHVVEDPRDNSGHLQVCNPSPVDGYFEPRIELGDFVPAGGSLGTVTDVAGIQRHEMRAAAPGIVILLRTFPRVLKGESVAVVMEDPTWGHTDNVRARILRQIDGLKIGIPGPQFEFLEENE is encoded by the coding sequence ATGCCTCTCCGGCTGCGGGAGTTTTTCACGGATGCCCCCGGTCCCCACCTGCTCATTACGGGCGCGGTGCACGGGGACGAATTTGAGCCGATTGCGGCGATTCGAAGGCTCATCGATCTGTTTGAGATCGCCGCGGATGAGCATCGGCTGCAATGCGGCCGGCTGACGCTGGTCCCGATCGTCAACGAAGGGGCCTTTCTGCGCGGACAGCGGACAGCGGCCGACGGTCTGGACCTGGCCCGGGTCTGTCCCGGCGATTCCCAGGGGAGCGAAACGCTGCAGACCGCCGCGGCACTCAGCGCGCTGATCCGGACAGCCGACTCCTACATCGACCTGCATTCCGGCGGGACGACCTTCGCGGTCTCGCCGCTGGCGGGGTATGTGCTGCATGCCGATCCCGCCGTGCTGGAAGCTCAGCGCCGGATGGCGCGGGCCTTCAATCTGCCGATCATCTGGGGCACCTCGCCAAACCTCGAAGGTCGGTCGTTGTCCGTGGCGCGCGACGCCGGTATCCCGGCGATTTACTGCGAGTACCTGGGATCGGCACGTTGCGATCCGGAGGGGGTGCGGGCCTATGTGGACGGCTGCCTGAATGTGATGGCCGAACTGGGAATGCTGATCCGCAAGCCGCCGTTGAGCCGGATTGGCCATGTGGTGGAAGATCCCCGCGACAATTCCGGGCACCTGCAGGTCTGCAATCCGTCGCCGGTGGACGGCTATTTTGAGCCGCGAATCGAACTCGGAGACTTTGTTCCGGCCGGGGGATCGCTGGGGACGGTGACGGATGTCGCAGGAATTCAGCGCCACGAGATGCGGGCGGCTGCGCCCGGGATCGTGATCCTGTTGCGGACTTTTCCCCGCGTGCTGAAGGGGGAGTCGGTCGCTGTCGTCATGGAGGATCCGACGTGGGGACACACCGATAACGTCCGTGCCCGGATTCTGCGGCAGATTGACGGTCTGAAAATTGGGATTCCCGGACCGCAGTTCGAATTTCTCGAAGAGAACGAATAG
- a CDS encoding c-type cytochrome → MARHPAGSSRPMIAMVIGLSAFALATTLRSAEPKSTTERILPPGKLGEVVRLGREIVERTGEHPLSKPYVANALTCQSCHLQAGQDPQAATFLGVATAYPAWSPREKRVVTLEDRVLNCFMRSMNGVRPPLGSEVSVAVTTYITWLSAGESLAMNPDRPLGPRGVPSLALPAAQADAGRGKVLYAERCASCHADDGQGGEDGPPVWGERSYNQGAGMSRNDKLAAWLKVAMPPDDRDLSEQQALDIAAWVNAHPRPKFVLKDHLPPADRLGEYNAAQQSPE, encoded by the coding sequence ATGGCAAGACATCCCGCCGGCTCCTCTCGACCTATGATCGCGATGGTCATTGGACTGTCCGCGTTCGCGCTGGCCACGACTCTGCGTTCTGCGGAGCCGAAGTCGACGACGGAGCGCATACTGCCGCCGGGAAAGCTGGGAGAGGTCGTCCGGCTCGGCCGGGAGATTGTCGAACGAACCGGCGAACACCCTCTGTCGAAGCCCTACGTCGCCAACGCGCTGACCTGCCAGTCCTGTCACCTGCAGGCCGGACAGGACCCGCAGGCGGCGACTTTTCTGGGGGTCGCCACCGCCTATCCTGCCTGGTCACCCCGCGAAAAACGGGTCGTCACCCTCGAAGACCGCGTCCTCAACTGCTTCATGCGGAGCATGAACGGCGTCCGACCGCCCCTGGGGAGCGAGGTTTCCGTGGCCGTCACGACCTACATCACCTGGCTCTCTGCCGGCGAATCTCTCGCCATGAATCCCGACAGGCCGCTCGGACCCCGCGGCGTTCCATCCCTCGCGTTGCCGGCTGCGCAGGCTGATGCCGGCCGCGGCAAGGTTCTGTACGCCGAACGGTGCGCGAGCTGCCATGCCGACGACGGCCAGGGGGGCGAAGATGGCCCGCCCGTCTGGGGGGAGCGTTCCTACAATCAGGGAGCGGGGATGTCCCGTAACGACAAACTTGCCGCGTGGCTCAAGGTCGCCATGCCGCCCGACGATCGCGATCTCAGCGAACAACAGGCTCTGGACATCGCCGCCTGGGTCAACGCGCATCCGCGGCCGAAGTTCGTCCTGAAAGACCACCTGCCGCCCGCCGATCGGCTGGGAGAGTACAACGCGGCACAGCAGTCTCCCGAGTAA
- a CDS encoding metallophosphoesterase family protein has product MPFRPLRFFHAASLHLDAPLRDVAGLKDDVRELVGTATLTAFRRLVDAAIERQVDAVLLTGNTFDASVGSLTAEVALRQGLEQLDAADIPVFATPGPQDPAAAWDEIPGLPENLTLFSSAGEDAVDLTDGGKLLATIWPVAWHSSVHPPELDRLMAGRLAKPETRPYSIGLLMADPTRENSPNRPWSGTAFASLNYLAGADWAGDGAWPLTEAVIGRPAGPQGLSQRETGSRGGILIEADEEGHSRTTLVPLAPVRWERLVVELTGIRDENELLERMIGLLDQIPRQVGEQVRMIEWSFRAAPERDLHLEEERVAATVANSLTGLTDEAKGLRYVHRVLPSGPESGLPTQRQAELWKEFEASLQRLPAVEPAQLRQMLSELQFPDVNVAGRMERWLDRLDAVEVSSQARRLGWRWFAGALGGEPR; this is encoded by the coding sequence GTGCCGTTTCGGCCCCTCCGTTTTTTTCATGCCGCCAGCCTCCATCTCGACGCTCCGCTCCGCGATGTCGCGGGGCTGAAAGACGACGTGCGCGAACTCGTCGGCACGGCGACGCTGACCGCGTTCCGGCGACTCGTCGACGCCGCGATTGAGCGGCAGGTCGATGCCGTCCTGTTGACGGGCAACACCTTCGATGCATCGGTCGGCAGTCTGACCGCTGAAGTGGCGTTGCGGCAGGGGCTGGAGCAGCTCGACGCTGCCGACATCCCCGTCTTCGCAACGCCGGGGCCGCAGGATCCGGCCGCGGCGTGGGATGAGATCCCCGGTCTGCCCGAAAACCTGACCTTATTCTCTTCCGCCGGTGAAGACGCTGTCGATCTGACCGACGGCGGGAAGCTGCTGGCGACGATCTGGCCGGTCGCCTGGCACAGTTCCGTTCATCCGCCGGAACTCGACCGGCTGATGGCGGGGAGGCTGGCTAAACCCGAGACGCGTCCCTATTCGATTGGCCTGCTGATGGCCGATCCGACACGGGAAAACAGCCCGAACCGTCCGTGGAGCGGGACCGCGTTTGCTTCGCTCAATTACCTGGCGGGGGCCGACTGGGCCGGGGATGGCGCGTGGCCGCTGACGGAGGCGGTCATCGGACGCCCGGCCGGTCCGCAGGGTTTATCGCAGCGCGAGACCGGCAGCCGGGGGGGCATCCTGATTGAAGCGGATGAAGAAGGCCACAGCCGGACGACGCTGGTGCCGCTCGCACCCGTTCGCTGGGAACGGCTGGTCGTCGAGCTGACGGGGATTCGCGATGAGAACGAGCTGCTGGAGCGGATGATCGGCTTGCTGGACCAGATTCCGCGGCAGGTCGGCGAGCAAGTCCGGATGATCGAATGGTCGTTCCGGGCCGCTCCCGAACGGGATCTCCATCTGGAAGAAGAACGGGTGGCGGCGACGGTCGCCAACAGCCTGACCGGGCTGACGGATGAGGCGAAGGGACTGCGGTACGTGCACCGTGTGCTGCCGTCGGGGCCGGAATCGGGACTGCCGACGCAGCGCCAGGCGGAGCTGTGGAAGGAGTTCGAAGCTTCGCTGCAGCGACTTCCCGCCGTCGAACCGGCTCAGCTGCGGCAGATGCTCTCCGAACTGCAGTTTCCGGATGTGAATGTCGCCGGTCGGATGGAACGCTGGCTGGATCGGCTGGACGCCGTCGAGGTTTCGTCGCAGGCCCGACGGCTGGGTTGGCGCTGGTTTGCCGGCGCGCTCGGAGGGGAGCCGCGATGA
- a CDS encoding type II toxin-antitoxin system PemK/MazF family toxin, which produces MRNPDRGEVWLVDLGLAAKTRPCLVLSIPATEDTDRALVTMISNTTSVRGSRFEVQAPAPFLKHGAFDAQNLVTIPAAKLIRRLGVLDEGQLESVVAVVSHWLGLNR; this is translated from the coding sequence ATGCGGAACCCTGACCGCGGTGAAGTCTGGCTGGTGGATCTGGGGCTGGCCGCCAAGACTCGGCCCTGCCTCGTGCTGAGCATCCCCGCGACGGAGGACACCGACCGGGCTCTGGTGACGATGATTTCGAACACTACCAGTGTGCGCGGCTCGCGATTTGAGGTTCAGGCTCCCGCGCCGTTTCTCAAGCACGGCGCCTTTGATGCCCAGAACCTTGTGACGATTCCGGCTGCCAAGTTGATTCGTCGCCTGGGAGTTCTGGACGAAGGGCAACTTGAATCGGTCGTGGCGGTAGTGAGTCATTGGTTGGGACTCAACCGCTGA